A genomic segment from Janthinobacterium sp. 64 encodes:
- a CDS encoding GNAT family N-acetyltransferase translates to MNDVIAEQEVIDLYKANHWSSAEKPKELMAALRNSHSLVTARADGKLIGIGNAISDGHLVVYFPHMLVDPLAQGQGVGRKMMAAMLEKYAGFHQQMLTADGKAIAFYESMGFVRAGKTEPMWIYAGDEH, encoded by the coding sequence ATGAATGATGTGATCGCTGAGCAAGAAGTGATTGATCTCTACAAGGCCAATCACTGGTCGTCCGCAGAAAAACCAAAAGAATTGATGGCCGCGCTGCGCAATTCCCACAGCCTGGTGACGGCCCGCGCAGATGGCAAATTGATTGGCATCGGCAATGCCATTTCCGATGGCCATCTGGTTGTCTATTTTCCACATATGCTCGTCGATCCGCTGGCGCAAGGCCAGGGCGTCGGCAGAAAGATGATGGCGGCCATGCTGGAAAAATACGCGGGGTTTCACCAGCAAATGCTGACAGCGGACGGCAAGGCCATCGCGTTCTACGAATCCATGGGCTTCGTGCGCGCCGGGAAAACAGAACCCATGTGGATCTATGCAGGCGATGAGCATTGA
- a CDS encoding TonB-dependent receptor plug domain-containing protein: MPTLTTLRKAVLISLYGSAALAVFAPAAMAQTTDTGGSAADAGAVQTVSVVGSRRVASSATDTMVPVDIIPISKVAEQGGQFDLAQSLQYISPSFNSTRQSGADGADLVDSAALRGLGSDQTLVLVNGKRRHTTALVNLFGARNRGNTGTDMNAIPLLAIKNVQVLRDGAAAQYGSDAIAGVIDIELKKSLGCEAVAGYSQYSAGDGKNYMTSAYCGIALGDKGTLAITGEYLDRGRSNRADADSMRIIGDTKSKNKTLYVNGDYATSGTGKLYFTAGAQTRDASSAAFGRDGIGSVDVPARNSAAMYPDGFVPFINGKIDDQYATIGHRSQIGEWHADFSQTYGYNKMRYDVSHTLNASIANLDLLNGGKGVSASSFDAGGFSFQQLTSNADFSRYYDTVMRGMNVAFGAEYRSEEYKIMAGEPGSYSDVDGVGVGGNGRSQGFPGFQPSDVTKAKRHSIAAYGDVELDWTERLKTQAALRYEKFSDFGATVTGKLAASYKVAPNVLLRGSASTGFRAPSLQQVYFSSTFTDFVGGVATDVVLAPNGGAVANAAGIPKLKEEKSTSFTFGTTWTPTQAISVTADLYNIKIKDRIVLSGRFNAGNYPDLGARLAQLGVTEAQFFVNSVDTRTRGLDLTASHKGELAGNRLNTFLALNLSKTEVTKVKTPASLTGFEDVLLSERERLFIEQGGPRAKATLGFDYITGKLESDLRVIYFGPQTLGTFSGTANGVPNARYAAKTSADLSFTYSISKNTKLTFGGNNIFNVKPTTQNANETDNGFKYDSVQFGLNGASYFGRLWVKF; encoded by the coding sequence GTGCCGACCCTCACCACCTTGCGTAAAGCCGTCCTCATCAGCCTCTACGGCAGCGCCGCCCTGGCCGTCTTTGCCCCGGCCGCCATGGCGCAAACCACGGACACAGGCGGCAGCGCCGCCGATGCAGGCGCCGTGCAAACGGTCAGCGTGGTCGGTTCGCGCCGGGTCGCCAGTTCCGCCACCGACACCATGGTGCCGGTCGATATCATTCCGATTTCCAAGGTGGCCGAGCAAGGCGGCCAATTCGACCTGGCGCAATCGCTGCAATACATTTCTCCCTCATTCAACTCCACGCGCCAGTCGGGCGCCGACGGGGCCGACCTGGTCGATTCAGCCGCCTTGCGCGGCCTCGGTTCCGACCAGACCCTCGTGCTGGTGAACGGCAAACGACGCCATACGACGGCCCTCGTCAACCTGTTCGGCGCGCGCAACCGCGGCAACACGGGCACGGACATGAATGCGATTCCCTTGCTGGCGATCAAGAACGTGCAAGTGCTGCGCGACGGCGCCGCCGCCCAGTACGGCTCGGACGCCATCGCCGGCGTGATCGACATCGAACTCAAGAAAAGCCTCGGTTGCGAAGCGGTGGCCGGCTACAGCCAGTATTCGGCAGGCGACGGCAAGAATTACATGACCTCGGCCTACTGCGGCATCGCGCTGGGCGACAAGGGCACCCTTGCGATTACCGGCGAATACCTGGACCGGGGCCGCTCGAACCGGGCCGATGCGGACAGCATGCGCATCATCGGCGACACCAAATCCAAAAACAAAACCCTGTACGTCAATGGCGACTACGCCACCAGCGGCACGGGCAAGCTGTACTTCACGGCCGGCGCGCAGACGCGCGACGCCTCGAGCGCCGCGTTCGGCCGCGACGGCATCGGCAGCGTTGACGTCCCTGCGCGCAATTCGGCCGCCATGTACCCCGATGGTTTCGTGCCTTTCATTAACGGCAAGATCGACGACCAGTACGCCACCATCGGCCACCGCAGCCAGATCGGCGAATGGCATGCGGACTTTTCGCAAACCTATGGCTACAACAAGATGCGCTACGACGTCAGCCATACCTTGAACGCCTCGATCGCCAATCTCGACTTATTGAACGGCGGCAAGGGCGTCAGCGCCAGCAGCTTTGACGCGGGTGGTTTCTCGTTCCAGCAACTGACCAGCAACGCCGATTTCAGCCGCTATTACGACACCGTGATGCGCGGCATGAACGTGGCCTTCGGCGCCGAATACCGCAGCGAGGAATACAAGATCATGGCCGGCGAACCGGGCTCCTACAGCGACGTCGACGGCGTGGGCGTGGGCGGCAATGGCCGCAGCCAGGGCTTTCCCGGCTTCCAGCCCAGCGATGTGACGAAAGCCAAACGCCACAGTATCGCCGCGTATGGCGACGTGGAACTGGACTGGACGGAGCGCCTGAAAACCCAGGCGGCTTTGCGCTATGAAAAATTCAGCGACTTCGGTGCCACCGTGACGGGCAAGCTGGCCGCCAGCTATAAAGTGGCGCCGAACGTGCTGCTGCGCGGCTCGGCCAGCACGGGTTTCCGCGCGCCGTCGTTGCAGCAAGTATATTTCTCGTCCACCTTTACCGACTTCGTCGGCGGCGTGGCCACCGACGTGGTGCTGGCGCCGAATGGCGGCGCCGTCGCCAACGCGGCCGGCATTCCCAAGTTGAAAGAGGAGAAATCCACCAGCTTTACGTTCGGCACCACCTGGACGCCCACACAAGCCATTTCCGTCACAGCCGACCTGTACAACATCAAGATCAAGGACCGCATCGTGCTGTCGGGCCGTTTTAATGCCGGCAATTACCCCGACCTGGGGGCACGCCTGGCCCAGCTGGGCGTGACGGAAGCGCAATTTTTCGTCAATTCCGTCGACACGCGCACGCGCGGACTGGACCTGACGGCCTCGCACAAGGGTGAACTGGCCGGCAACCGCCTGAACACCTTCCTGGCCTTGAACCTGAGCAAAACGGAAGTAACAAAGGTCAAGACGCCCGCCTCGCTGACGGGCTTCGAGGATGTCTTGCTGTCCGAGCGCGAACGCCTGTTCATCGAACAGGGCGGCCCGCGCGCGAAAGCCACCCTGGGCTTCGACTACATCACGGGCAAGCTGGAGTCCGACCTGCGCGTCATCTACTTTGGCCCGCAAACCCTGGGCACCTTCAGCGGCACGGCCAATGGCGTGCCGAACGCCCGCTACGCGGCCAAGACCTCGGCCGACCTGAGCTTTACTTACAGCATCAGCAAGAACACCAAGCTGACCTTTGGCGGCAACAACATCTTCAACGTCAAGCCCACCACGCAAAACGCAAACGAGACGGATAACGGTTTCAAATACGACAGCGTGCAGTTCGGCCTGAACGGCGCCTCGTACTTCGGACGGCTGTGGGTGAAGTTCTGA
- a CDS encoding HVO_A0114 family putative DNA-binding protein: MKPIFIGIMPQEKIRERVLAIASGTYKPKPNEPKVWFTSIKSLAEVLSDENRALLHVILETQPESISALAETTGRKPSNLSRTLKTMSNYGIVQLKRERNQVRPIATATEFRIVAH, translated from the coding sequence ATGAAACCGATTTTTATTGGCATCATGCCGCAAGAGAAAATCCGCGAACGCGTGTTGGCTATCGCTAGCGGTACCTATAAACCGAAGCCGAACGAGCCTAAAGTCTGGTTCACTTCCATCAAATCGCTGGCGGAAGTCCTGAGCGACGAAAACCGGGCATTGCTGCACGTGATTCTGGAAACGCAACCGGAATCCATCTCCGCATTGGCTGAGACAACAGGCCGTAAACCGAGCAACCTGTCGCGCACCTTGAAAACCATGTCCAACTACGGCATCGTGCAACTGAAACGGGAGCGCAATCAAGTTCGCCCCATCGCCACCGCGACGGAGTTTCGCATTGTCGCGCATTGA
- a CDS encoding PhzF family phenazine biosynthesis protein, which translates to MIVHLLKCFGAAPGGGNAALVVENDHGSESARQTFARERQVSACVFIDRQADGAEGCLVLDYFYPHTRSPLCLHATLAAAHVLLTAPGAPATLTVTTAMRGQALQLVRNAAGLFIGLAPQPAPAIMLEKYVPSELMGQHMHLLSPPVIASVGSPKLLLEVADRTTLRALRPNLELIADWSTLHQVNGCYAYCRTGENEFEGRNFNHLDPALEDSATGVAAGALAAHLQQSLSLSQGHVTGQDCLIQAQYGEGTIWVGGMVQAGT; encoded by the coding sequence ATGATTGTCCATCTCTTGAAATGTTTCGGCGCCGCACCCGGTGGCGGCAATGCGGCGCTGGTCGTGGAAAACGACCACGGCAGCGAATCGGCGCGCCAGACCTTCGCCCGCGAGCGGCAGGTCAGCGCCTGCGTCTTCATCGACCGGCAGGCGGACGGCGCGGAGGGATGCCTCGTGCTCGACTATTTTTATCCGCACACGCGCAGCCCCCTGTGCCTGCATGCCACGCTGGCCGCCGCACATGTGCTGCTGACGGCGCCTGGCGCGCCAGCAACCCTGACGGTGACGACGGCCATGCGCGGGCAAGCCTTGCAGCTGGTGCGCAACGCCGCCGGTCTATTCATCGGCCTGGCGCCGCAGCCGGCGCCGGCCATCATGCTGGAAAAATATGTGCCGTCCGAACTGATGGGCCAGCACATGCACTTGCTGTCGCCGCCCGTGATCGCCTCGGTCGGCAGCCCGAAGCTGCTGCTGGAAGTGGCCGACCGCACCACCCTGCGCGCGCTGCGGCCGAACCTGGAACTGATCGCCGACTGGAGTACCTTGCATCAGGTTAATGGCTGCTATGCGTATTGCCGCACGGGCGAAAACGAGTTTGAAGGGCGCAACTTCAACCACCTCGACCCGGCGCTGGAAGACAGCGCCACGGGCGTGGCGGCGGGCGCGCTGGCAGCGCATTTACAACAGTCGCTGAGTCTGTCGCAGGGCCACGTGACGGGGCAAGACTGCTTGATCCAGGCACAGTACGGCGAGGGAACAATCTGGGTCGGCGGCATGGTGCAGGCAGGCACCTGA
- a CDS encoding toxin-antitoxin system TumE family protein: MWIDPAIDTLLDLDGCILDQDGGYWIKIEARRTKVSDEIPHGIRYSLTLHEPYGKRILGYDNAHMVKPPKKFKYAGRIVAFDHQHRHPSDQGVPYEFKDAQHLITDFFADVDRVLLEVKNQ, encoded by the coding sequence ATGTGGATCGATCCTGCCATTGATACATTGCTGGACCTCGACGGTTGCATCCTCGATCAGGATGGCGGCTATTGGATCAAGATAGAGGCCAGGCGGACGAAGGTATCGGATGAAATACCCCACGGCATACGCTACTCTCTGACGCTGCACGAACCGTATGGTAAACGCATCCTCGGCTATGACAATGCGCACATGGTAAAGCCGCCAAAGAAATTCAAATATGCGGGACGTATCGTGGCTTTTGACCATCAACACCGGCATCCGTCGGATCAGGGAGTGCCCTATGAATTCAAGGATGCGCAGCATCTCATTACTGATTTCTTTGCTGACGTGGACCGCGTTTTGCTGGAGGTGAAAAATCAATGA
- a CDS encoding error-prone DNA polymerase has translation MWGAVLPEYAELYCLSNFSFLHGASHAEELVARAVQLGYKGLAITDECSLAGVVRAHAVAKRAGLPLIIGAHFHLTQADGSPALSLLALVRDSDGYGNLSELITMARTRAAKGRYLLTPDDFAAPSAEFAHLRGLPGCLMILLPSYPAQPETVRAQGVWMAATFGGERSWIGLNLLQRAQDDAHRSAVQEVAQALGVSVVAVGHVCMHVRSRKPLLDTLCAIRVGKPVGECGYALAQNAEQHLRARLRLANVYPPQALAETVRIAKQCTFSLDSLRYDYPVELVPHGHTPATYLREETYAGARSRFPLGIPANVQQQIEQELELIAELSYEAYFLTVYDIVRFARSQDILCQGRGSAANSAVCYCLHITEVDPARGNCLVGRFMSRERNEPPDIDVDFEHQRREEVIQYIYGKYGRERAALAAVVISYRPKSALRDSGRALGIDLAIVEKVAKAHRWFDGKHDLLERLAECGLDPEAELSQQWAGLAQQLLGFPRHLSQHPGGFVIAQGKLSRLVPIENASMAERSVIEWDKNDLEELGLMKVDVLALGMLSALRRALELVGARRGEEFRLQDIPAEDPVTYDMMCQADTIGVFQIESRAQMSMLPRLRPREFYDLVIEVALVRPGPIQGGMVHPYLQRRQQKEPVDYPKGLEKALGRTLGIPIFQEQVMQVAIIAADFTPGEADQLRRAMAAWKRKGGMNNYHDRIVDAMVDNGYEKGFAEAIFSQIEGFGEYGFPESHAASFALLTYASSWLKCHEPAAFLCALLNSQPMGFYSPSQLVQDARRHGVQVLPVDVAVSDWETTLEGEGSAPAVRLGLNSLFGMRAEAALRIGDARAIAAFVDVADLARRGGLDRHDLQVLAAGNALHALAGHRRAALWQAAGAVPDRDLLRATTQEEDLPVLAAPTEGEGIVSDYRSQGLTLGRHPLALLRAQLLEERFLPASALASYTHGQLARACGIVTVRQRPGTAKGVIFMTLEDETGTVNVIVWPDLVESQRREVLSAPLLGVYGVWQREGIVRNLVAKRLVDMSHLLGRLRTSSRDFC, from the coding sequence ATGTGGGGCGCCGTCTTACCCGAGTATGCTGAGTTGTACTGCCTGAGCAATTTCAGCTTCCTGCATGGAGCCTCGCATGCGGAAGAGCTGGTGGCGCGCGCCGTCCAGCTCGGGTACAAGGGGCTGGCCATCACCGACGAGTGCTCGCTGGCGGGCGTCGTGCGCGCGCATGCGGTAGCCAAGCGGGCAGGCCTCCCCCTGATTATCGGCGCGCATTTTCACTTGACGCAGGCCGACGGCAGTCCGGCCCTGTCCTTGCTGGCGCTGGTGCGCGACAGCGACGGTTACGGCAATTTGTCGGAACTGATCACCATGGCGCGCACGCGGGCAGCCAAGGGGCGCTATTTGCTGACGCCCGACGATTTCGCCGCGCCTTCGGCGGAGTTTGCCCATTTGCGGGGGCTGCCCGGCTGCCTGATGATCTTGCTGCCCAGCTATCCGGCCCAGCCGGAAACCGTGCGCGCGCAGGGTGTGTGGATGGCGGCCACCTTTGGCGGCGAGCGCAGCTGGATCGGCCTGAATTTGCTGCAGCGGGCGCAGGATGACGCGCACCGCAGCGCCGTGCAAGAGGTAGCGCAGGCGCTGGGCGTGTCCGTGGTGGCCGTCGGCCACGTGTGCATGCACGTGCGGTCGCGCAAGCCTTTGCTCGACACCCTGTGCGCGATACGCGTGGGCAAACCCGTGGGTGAGTGCGGCTATGCGCTGGCGCAAAACGCGGAGCAGCATCTGCGCGCGCGCCTGCGCCTGGCCAATGTGTATCCGCCGCAAGCGCTGGCGGAAACCGTGCGCATCGCCAAGCAGTGCACATTTTCCCTCGACAGCCTGCGCTATGACTATCCAGTCGAGCTGGTGCCGCACGGCCACACGCCGGCGACCTATTTGCGCGAGGAAACCTATGCGGGCGCGCGCAGCCGCTTTCCGCTGGGTATTCCCGCCAACGTGCAGCAGCAGATCGAGCAGGAGCTGGAACTGATCGCCGAACTGTCGTATGAAGCGTACTTTTTGACCGTGTACGACATCGTGCGCTTTGCCCGCTCGCAAGACATCCTGTGCCAGGGGCGGGGCTCGGCCGCCAATTCGGCCGTCTGCTATTGCCTGCACATCACGGAAGTGGACCCGGCGCGCGGCAATTGTCTGGTCGGGCGCTTCATGTCGCGCGAGCGCAACGAGCCGCCCGACATCGACGTCGATTTCGAGCACCAGCGGCGCGAAGAGGTGATTCAATATATCTACGGCAAATACGGCCGCGAGCGGGCCGCGCTGGCGGCCGTGGTGATCAGTTACCGTCCGAAAAGCGCCTTGCGCGACAGCGGCCGGGCGCTGGGGATCGACCTGGCCATCGTGGAAAAGGTGGCCAAGGCGCACCGCTGGTTCGACGGCAAGCACGATCTGCTGGAGCGCCTGGCCGAATGCGGGCTCGACCCGGAGGCGGAACTATCGCAGCAGTGGGCTGGCCTGGCGCAGCAGTTGCTGGGTTTTCCCCGCCACCTGTCGCAGCATCCGGGCGGTTTTGTCATCGCTCAGGGAAAATTGTCGCGCCTGGTGCCGATTGAAAACGCCAGCATGGCCGAGCGCAGCGTCATCGAGTGGGACAAGAATGACCTGGAGGAACTGGGCTTGATGAAGGTCGACGTGCTGGCGCTGGGCATGCTGTCGGCCCTGCGCCGTGCCCTGGAACTGGTGGGGGCACGGCGCGGCGAGGAATTTCGTTTGCAGGATATTCCCGCCGAAGATCCCGTCACCTACGACATGATGTGCCAGGCCGACACCATCGGCGTGTTCCAGATCGAGTCGCGCGCGCAGATGAGCATGCTGCCGCGCCTGCGGCCCCGTGAATTCTATGACCTCGTCATCGAAGTGGCGCTGGTGCGTCCCGGCCCCATCCAGGGCGGCATGGTGCATCCGTATCTGCAGCGGCGCCAGCAGAAAGAACCGGTCGACTATCCGAAGGGCCTGGAAAAGGCGCTGGGACGCACCCTGGGCATCCCGATCTTCCAGGAGCAAGTGATGCAGGTGGCCATCATCGCCGCCGATTTCACGCCCGGCGAAGCGGACCAGTTGCGGCGCGCCATGGCGGCCTGGAAACGCAAGGGCGGCATGAACAATTACCATGACCGCATCGTCGATGCCATGGTCGATAATGGCTATGAGAAAGGTTTTGCCGAGGCTATCTTCAGCCAGATCGAGGGCTTTGGCGAATACGGTTTTCCTGAGTCGCACGCGGCCAGTTTCGCCCTGCTGACGTATGCCAGTTCCTGGCTGAAATGCCATGAACCGGCCGCCTTTCTGTGCGCCTTGCTCAATAGCCAGCCCATGGGCTTTTACAGTCCCTCGCAACTGGTGCAGGATGCTCGTCGGCATGGCGTGCAGGTGCTGCCCGTCGATGTGGCCGTCAGCGACTGGGAGACAACCCTGGAAGGCGAGGGGAGTGCGCCTGCCGTGCGCCTGGGCTTGAACAGCCTGTTCGGCATGCGCGCCGAGGCCGCCCTGCGCATCGGGGATGCGCGCGCCATCGCTGCCTTCGTCGACGTGGCCGACCTGGCGCGGCGCGGCGGCCTGGACCGCCATGATTTGCAGGTGCTGGCCGCCGGCAATGCGCTGCACGCGCTGGCGGGCCACCGGCGCGCGGCCCTATGGCAGGCGGCCGGCGCCGTGCCCGACAGGGATTTGCTGCGCGCCACCACGCAAGAGGAAGACTTGCCCGTGCTGGCCGCGCCGACGGAAGGCGAGGGCATCGTCAGCGATTATCGTTCGCAAGGTCTGACCCTGGGCCGCCACCCGCTGGCGCTGCTGCGCGCACAATTGCTGGAGGAGCGCTTTCTGCCCGCATCCGCGCTGGCCAGCTACACGCATGGCCAGCTGGCGCGCGCCTGCGGCATCGTCACCGTGCGCCAGCGGCCGGGCACGGCCAAGGGCGTGATCTTCATGACACTGGAAGACGAGACGGGCACGGTCAACGTCATCGTCTGGCCCGACCTGGTGGAAAGCCAGCGGCGCGAAGTGCTGAG